In Gracilimonas sp., a single window of DNA contains:
- the rplK gene encoding 50S ribosomal protein L11, which translates to MAKKVDKILKLQIVGGQANPAPPVGPALGQAGINIMEFCKAFNAKTQDKAGTVVPVEITVYADKSFTFKTKTPPAPVLLKKAAKIKSGSGEPNRNKVGTVTWSQCKDIAQEKMEDLNAFDIEAGAEMVAGTARSMGLRVNREK; encoded by the coding sequence ATGGCTAAAAAAGTTGATAAAATCCTGAAGCTCCAGATTGTTGGGGGGCAGGCAAACCCTGCGCCACCTGTAGGACCGGCACTCGGTCAGGCAGGAATCAATATTATGGAGTTTTGTAAAGCCTTTAACGCTAAGACTCAGGACAAGGCCGGAACTGTTGTTCCTGTTGAGATTACGGTTTATGCTGATAAGTCTTTTACATTTAAAACAAAGACACCACCAGCACCCGTTCTTCTTAAAAAAGCAGCGAAAATCAAGTCCGGATCAGGTGAACCAAACCGAAATAAAGTAGGTACGGTAACCTGGAGCCAATGCAAAGACATTGCACAAGAAAAGATGGAAGACTTAAATGCGTTTGACATCGAAGCTGGTGCGGAAATGGTTGCAGGAACGGCTCGCAGTATGGGTCTTAGAGTAAATCGCGAAAAGTAA
- the nusG gene encoding transcription termination/antitermination protein NusG gives MSKELTHDWYVVRCFSSHEKKVKEFLEREIEEQGLEDKIKEILIPTETVVEIRSGKKRTREKNFFPGYILLNTHYDEEVNNLIQSAPSCLGFLKVGKNETVPTPLKEHEVKRIIGRVQDSGDELRNIEIPYSEGDLVKVISGPFKDFDGTVQEVNPEKLKLRVMVSIFGRKTPVEVDVNQVESAT, from the coding sequence ATGAGTAAAGAACTAACGCATGATTGGTATGTAGTCCGCTGCTTTTCCAGTCATGAAAAAAAGGTTAAAGAGTTTCTTGAGCGCGAAATAGAAGAACAAGGTTTAGAGGATAAAATCAAAGAGATTTTGATTCCCACTGAAACAGTTGTTGAGATTCGTTCAGGCAAGAAGCGTACTCGGGAAAAGAATTTTTTCCCCGGTTATATCCTTTTGAATACTCATTATGATGAAGAAGTAAATAATTTGATACAAAGTGCACCTTCCTGTCTTGGATTTTTGAAGGTAGGAAAAAATGAAACGGTGCCAACTCCATTAAAAGAACACGAAGTCAAGCGCATCATTGGCCGAGTGCAAGATAGTGGAGATGAATTACGGAACATTGAAATTCCGTATAGCGAAGGCGACTTGGTGAAAGTGATATCCGGTCCGTTTAAAGATTTTGACGGAACCGTTCAGGAAGTAAACCCTGAAAAACTTAAGCTGAGAGTTATGGTTAGTATTTTTGGCCGTAAGACTCCTGTTGAAGTTGATGTTAATCAAGTTGAATCCGCAACCTAA